Proteins found in one Triticum urartu cultivar G1812 chromosome 4, Tu2.1, whole genome shotgun sequence genomic segment:
- the LOC125553527 gene encoding vignain-like isoform X2: MWRSILLAAVVALALAPAPALGIPFREEDLASEESLRGLYERWRSHYTVSRGGLGADAEERRFNVFKENARYVHEGNKKDRPFRLALNKFADMTTDEFRRTYAGSRVRHHLSLSGGRRGDGSFRYEDANNLPPAVDWRQKGAVTGIKDQGQCGSCWAFSTIVAVEGINKIRTGKLVSLSEQELMDCDNVNNQGCDGGLMDYAFQFIHKNGITTESNYPYQGEQGSCDQAKEKAHAVTIDGYEDVPANDESALQKAVAGQPVSVAIDASGNDFQFYSEGVFTGECSTDLDHGVAAVGYGTTRDGTKYWIVKNSWGEDWGEKGYIRMQRGVSQAEGQCGIAMQASYPTKSAPHASTVRDGSHTDEL; encoded by the exons ATGTGGAGGTCCATCTTGCTCGCGGCGGTGGTCGCGCTGGCGctggcgccggcgccggcgctgGGGATCCCGTTCAGGGAGGAAGACCTGGCCTCGGAGGAGAGCCTGCGGGGGCTCTACGAGAGGTGGAGGAGCCACTACACGGTGTCGCGGGGGGGCCTCGGCGCCGACGCGGAGGAGCGCCGGTTCAACGTGTTCAAGGAGAACGCGCGGTACGTCCACGAGGGCAACAAGAAGGACAGGCCCTTCAGGCTGGCGCTCAACAAGTTCGCCGACATGACCACGGACGAGTTCCGGCGTACGTACGCCGGGTCCAGGGTGCGGCACCACCTCTCCCTCAGCGGCGGCCGCCGGGGCGACGGAAGCTTCAGGTACGAAGACGCCAACAACCTGCCGCCGGCGGTGGACTGGCGGCAGAAGGGCGCCGTCACCGGCATCAAGGACCAAGGGCAGTGCG GGAGCTGCTGGGCGTTCTCGACGATCGTGGCGGTGGAGGGCATCAACAAGATCAGGACGGGGAAGCTGGTGTCGCTGTCGGAGCAGGAGCTCATGGACTGCGACAACGTCAACAACCAGGGCTGCGACGGCGGCCTCATGGACTACGCCTTCCAGTTCATCCACAAGAACGGGATTACCACCGAGTCCAACTACCCGTACCAAGGCGAGCAGGGCAGCTGCGACCAGGCAAAG GAAAAGGCTCATGCCGTGACGATCGACGGCTACGAGGACGTCCCCGCCAACGACGAGTCCGCTCTACAGAAAGCCGTCGCCGGCCAGCCCGTGTCCGTGGCAATAGACGCCAGCGGCAACGACTTCCAGTTCTACTCAGAG GGCGTCTTCACCGGAGAATGCAGCACGGATCTCGACCACGGCGTCGCCGCCGTCGGGTACGGCACTACCAGGGATGGCACCAAATACTGGATCGTCAAGAACTCGTGGGGAGAGGACTGGGGTGAGAAAGGCTACATCAGGATGCAGCGCGGGGTGTCGCAGGCAGAGGGGCAGTGTGGCATCGCCATGCAGGCGTCCTACCCAACGAAGTCGGCACCACATGCTAGCACAGTCAGGGACGGGTCTCATACGGATGAGCTCTAG
- the LOC125553527 gene encoding vignain-like isoform X1, producing MWRSILLAAVVALALAPAPALGIPFREEDLASEESLRGLYERWRSHYTVSRGGLGADAEERRFNVFKENARYVHEGNKKDRPFRLALNKFADMTTDEFRRTYAGSRVRHHLSLSGGRRGDGSFRYEDANNLPPAVDWRQKGAVTGIKDQGQCGSCWAFSTIVAVEGINKIRTGKLVSLSEQELMDCDNVNNQGCDGGLMDYAFQFIHKNGITTESNYPYQGEQGSCDQAKASDNNPRLPAVSRESCLKILKIACQMLQEKAHAVTIDGYEDVPANDESALQKAVAGQPVSVAIDASGNDFQFYSEGVFTGECSTDLDHGVAAVGYGTTRDGTKYWIVKNSWGEDWGEKGYIRMQRGVSQAEGQCGIAMQASYPTKSAPHASTVRDGSHTDEL from the exons ATGTGGAGGTCCATCTTGCTCGCGGCGGTGGTCGCGCTGGCGctggcgccggcgccggcgctgGGGATCCCGTTCAGGGAGGAAGACCTGGCCTCGGAGGAGAGCCTGCGGGGGCTCTACGAGAGGTGGAGGAGCCACTACACGGTGTCGCGGGGGGGCCTCGGCGCCGACGCGGAGGAGCGCCGGTTCAACGTGTTCAAGGAGAACGCGCGGTACGTCCACGAGGGCAACAAGAAGGACAGGCCCTTCAGGCTGGCGCTCAACAAGTTCGCCGACATGACCACGGACGAGTTCCGGCGTACGTACGCCGGGTCCAGGGTGCGGCACCACCTCTCCCTCAGCGGCGGCCGCCGGGGCGACGGAAGCTTCAGGTACGAAGACGCCAACAACCTGCCGCCGGCGGTGGACTGGCGGCAGAAGGGCGCCGTCACCGGCATCAAGGACCAAGGGCAGTGCG GGAGCTGCTGGGCGTTCTCGACGATCGTGGCGGTGGAGGGCATCAACAAGATCAGGACGGGGAAGCTGGTGTCGCTGTCGGAGCAGGAGCTCATGGACTGCGACAACGTCAACAACCAGGGCTGCGACGGCGGCCTCATGGACTACGCCTTCCAGTTCATCCACAAGAACGGGATTACCACCGAGTCCAACTACCCGTACCAAGGCGAGCAGGGCAGCTGCGACCAGGCAAAGGCGAGTGACAATAATCCCCGGCTTCCGGCCGTTAGCCGAGAATCTTGTCTCAAAATTTTAAAAATCGCATGCCAAATGTTGCAGGAAAAGGCTCATGCCGTGACGATCGACGGCTACGAGGACGTCCCCGCCAACGACGAGTCCGCTCTACAGAAAGCCGTCGCCGGCCAGCCCGTGTCCGTGGCAATAGACGCCAGCGGCAACGACTTCCAGTTCTACTCAGAG GGCGTCTTCACCGGAGAATGCAGCACGGATCTCGACCACGGCGTCGCCGCCGTCGGGTACGGCACTACCAGGGATGGCACCAAATACTGGATCGTCAAGAACTCGTGGGGAGAGGACTGGGGTGAGAAAGGCTACATCAGGATGCAGCGCGGGGTGTCGCAGGCAGAGGGGCAGTGTGGCATCGCCATGCAGGCGTCCTACCCAACGAAGTCGGCACCACATGCTAGCACAGTCAGGGACGGGTCTCATACGGATGAGCTCTAG